A stretch of the Sulfolobus acidocaldarius SUSAZ genome encodes the following:
- a CDS encoding CRISPR-associated protein Cas4, producing the protein MMISGITIKHYVFCPAIIQIESLGFEERTTEAMIEGDEVDKEKIMSFLYPTLKAKEIIKKPVLRYKDLVGVPDYILKFSYYNSPLDLKNSKRVSLDHKFQLIFYSYIMEKLNMIVKEAYLYYIPLKRIVRIPYTTQDKDYIEKMINKIRSIQKNKNEKIKVIQPAKKCKNCGFFNYCKPVKVGKFYEREI; encoded by the coding sequence ATTATGATTAGCGGGATTACAATAAAACATTACGTCTTCTGTCCTGCAATTATTCAAATAGAGAGTCTCGGCTTTGAAGAGAGAACAACTGAAGCCATGATCGAAGGAGATGAAGTAGATAAAGAGAAAATTATGAGTTTCCTCTACCCAACACTTAAGGCTAAGGAAATAATCAAAAAACCAGTGCTCAGATATAAGGATCTAGTTGGAGTACCAGATTATATCCTAAAGTTTTCTTATTACAACTCTCCGTTAGACCTCAAGAATAGTAAAAGAGTTTCTTTAGACCATAAGTTTCAACTAATATTTTACTCCTACATCATGGAAAAGCTTAACATGATAGTTAAAGAGGCCTACCTTTACTACATACCTTTAAAAAGAATAGTTAGAATACCGTACACTACCCAAGATAAGGACTACATAGAGAAAATGATAAATAAAATAAGAAGTATACAAAAGAATAAAAACGAAAAGATTAAAGTAATTCAGCCTGCCAAAAAGTGCAAAAACTGTGGATTTTTCAATTATTGCAAACCAGTTAAAGTAGGAAAGTTTTATGAGAGAGAAATCTAG
- a CDS encoding CRISPR-associated protein Csa1 gives MFFTLTDVLLMAKRVRLSPKTVSEELRGWHWNEPPIYYSSTNFLNVSDLTNGFCETGRYVYLKHKGIKPEIPEGANDIHYVYAEGIQTIKRLIYEEGENMSGSRLRTLMTDEFYRIMRNVHDVEKAKVLWDHITNIYSAEIDKYRAKQFLTRESLASLVIPFYVEYTIDGSFIGLQNNIRVDAFVPLIPLIAEMKTGRQRKAHELSLAGYALAIESQFEIPIDFGNLCYVLVDKSVSTNCKLIHISDSLRDEFLEVRDRGFEAMETDPGMPKKCDETCPYLRYCNKL, from the coding sequence ATGTTCTTTACACTAACTGATGTATTGTTGATGGCTAAAAGAGTTAGACTTAGCCCTAAGACAGTTTCAGAGGAATTGAGAGGATGGCACTGGAATGAACCGCCAATATATTACTCCTCCACTAATTTCTTAAACGTCTCCGACCTAACTAATGGCTTCTGCGAAACGGGACGCTACGTGTACTTGAAACATAAGGGAATTAAGCCTGAGATTCCTGAAGGAGCTAACGACATTCATTACGTTTACGCTGAAGGAATACAGACAATAAAGAGGTTAATATATGAAGAAGGAGAAAACATGAGTGGAAGTAGGCTTAGAACTTTAATGACTGACGAATTTTATAGGATCATGAGGAACGTTCATGACGTTGAAAAGGCTAAGGTTTTGTGGGATCATATAACTAACATTTACTCAGCTGAAATAGATAAATATAGGGCTAAGCAGTTCTTAACCAGAGAGTCTTTAGCATCTCTAGTAATTCCTTTTTACGTTGAATATACAATAGATGGTTCATTTATAGGATTACAAAATAACATTAGGGTCGACGCTTTTGTTCCACTAATTCCGCTAATAGCTGAGATGAAGACTGGAAGGCAGAGAAAAGCTCACGAACTTTCATTAGCGGGCTATGCTCTAGCTATAGAGAGCCAGTTTGAGATCCCGATCGATTTTGGAAATTTATGTTACGTTCTAGTTGACAAGAGTGTATCAACAAACTGTAAGCTAATTCACATTTCAGACTCTCTAAGGGACGAATTCTTAGAAGTTAGAGATAGGGGGTTTGAAGCGATGGAAACTGATCCGGGAATGCCTAAGAAATGTGATGAGACTTGTCCGTATTTAAGGTATTGCAACAAATTGTAG
- a CDS encoding RNA helicase encodes MRLGVDKFWDILNCRDSDKKINDRKLSECKDVNFILNFPTGYGKTTLSLTLAKYLKENVTTTFSRIIHVVPTKTLIWDIEEKAREAQLSYGVQYSFAPSETKTPNFLADFVITTYDSFLMNLFKGSVGEPFSVHGHYDIPRFSIFTSIVHFDEYHLMREGNSWASLLASVSVLARHGVNMILSSASSSKAIDSEIVKNIAKWGKEVVKIEVVRNFGDAEKKYNCREIGERGEEEKDEIREYECDLDNDINFTLVEIADKEFRTPYVPIEVIKKEKLEEIVNAHKDEKILIVMNTVDGAIEVYEKLKQKYEDVSLIHSRFKEKDKRGKGFKRIVVATQVIEVGVNLDYDVLITEQAPIFSLVQRAGRILRNREGEGRIYIIEDDKYYPYSKEEVERTMNEIKGKNGIICFKHPYGCGNAEGYSEIIERVYNTVPFDYKQRELYDKLTHLDFNFFSTKQQLKEILSDYCSLTDSFVVSLATEIPKSHDDLISVDGDYFLRSIEDQECVKAFFEKFSVDEGNGVDTVTVVEDCFPRRYLRDRRCLCSNYTNVFVKKGNGELTPYYGNGKEKYMLVAFHVDPRNYNEELGLRL; translated from the coding sequence ATGAGATTAGGCGTTGATAAGTTCTGGGATATACTTAACTGTAGGGATAGCGACAAGAAAATAAATGATAGGAAGCTTTCAGAATGTAAAGATGTTAACTTCATCCTTAACTTCCCAACAGGTTATGGCAAGACAACTCTCTCCCTAACCTTAGCTAAGTATTTGAAAGAAAACGTTACTACCACTTTCTCTAGGATAATTCACGTGGTTCCTACTAAGACGCTAATCTGGGATATCGAGGAGAAAGCTAGGGAGGCGCAGTTAAGCTACGGAGTTCAGTACTCCTTCGCCCCCTCAGAGACTAAAACACCTAATTTCTTGGCTGACTTCGTCATTACCACTTATGACTCTTTCCTCATGAATTTATTCAAGGGAAGCGTTGGAGAGCCTTTCTCGGTCCATGGGCATTACGATATTCCAAGGTTCTCAATATTCACTTCGATTGTCCACTTCGACGAATATCACTTAATGAGAGAAGGTAATTCGTGGGCGTCGCTTCTCGCCAGCGTCAGCGTTTTAGCTAGGCATGGAGTCAACATGATACTGTCCTCAGCGTCTTCTAGTAAAGCAATAGACAGCGAGATAGTGAAGAATATAGCTAAGTGGGGGAAAGAGGTAGTGAAAATAGAGGTAGTGAGGAATTTCGGCGACGCTGAGAAGAAGTATAACTGTAGAGAGATAGGAGAAAGAGGAGAAGAAGAGAAGGACGAGATTAGGGAATACGAATGCGACCTAGATAACGATATAAATTTCACGTTGGTGGAAATAGCAGACAAGGAATTCAGGACGCCTTACGTGCCAATTGAGGTAATAAAGAAGGAGAAATTAGAGGAAATAGTTAACGCTCACAAGGATGAGAAGATCTTAATAGTCATGAACACTGTTGATGGCGCAATAGAAGTTTACGAGAAGTTGAAGCAAAAATACGAGGATGTTTCATTGATTCACTCCAGGTTTAAGGAAAAGGATAAGAGAGGGAAAGGTTTTAAGAGGATAGTTGTAGCGACGCAAGTTATAGAGGTCGGTGTAAACCTGGATTACGACGTCCTCATAACTGAACAGGCTCCAATATTTTCCTTAGTTCAGAGGGCTGGAAGGATCTTGAGGAATAGGGAAGGAGAAGGAAGAATATACATTATAGAGGACGACAAGTACTATCCTTACAGCAAGGAAGAGGTTGAGAGAACGATGAATGAGATCAAGGGGAAAAATGGAATAATATGCTTCAAACACCCTTACGGATGTGGCAATGCGGAAGGCTATAGTGAAATTATCGAACGCGTTTACAATACCGTTCCATTCGATTACAAACAAAGGGAACTGTATGACAAGTTGACCCATCTGGACTTCAACTTCTTTTCTACGAAACAGCAGTTAAAGGAGATCTTAAGCGACTACTGCTCTCTGACAGACTCCTTCGTGGTTAGTCTGGCGACTGAGATTCCTAAAAGCCACGACGATTTGATATCAGTAGATGGAGATTACTTCTTGCGCTCTATCGAGGACCAGGAATGCGTTAAGGCATTCTTCGAGAAGTTCAGCGTTGACGAGGGAAATGGTGTAGATACAGTAACCGTAGTTGAGGATTGCTTCCCTAGAAGGTACTTGAGAGACAGGAGATGCTTATGTAGTAACTACACGAACGTCTTCGTGAAGAAAGGGAACGGTGAACTCACACCCTATTACGGGAATGGAAAGGAGAAATACATGTTAGTAGCCTTCCACGTAGACCCTAGAAACTACAATGAAGAATTAGGTTTGAGATTATGA
- a CDS encoding CRISPR-associated protein Cas5, with translation MYGILIVGKHHWGYSVRYPSASAGGESFPMPPVSTLIGALSRGYCNHAVNERNESCTKEFVDQLAKKDLFWITYGTEEPLMIRYSDLMREERVPYRQEKNRKLEEMQNWFGVSAFGKIYAPMTTFNVLLLLRGKEELWRKLAWQVTSLGSKESLVSVLKVIEGEVEEMSAPDEINTNFYFPSKCVNSDEGVEMPMTGIYKLSSKAPTSDEKPNVEKFVIPKHGPLFGGFMKVSNLYREECTVYKVNNSLVIVPKGGLRW, from the coding sequence ATGTACGGAATACTGATTGTAGGGAAGCATCACTGGGGTTATTCCGTAAGGTACCCTTCAGCTTCAGCCGGTGGCGAGTCATTTCCCATGCCACCAGTTTCCACACTGATTGGAGCGCTCTCTAGAGGTTACTGTAATCACGCTGTAAACGAGAGGAACGAGTCATGCACTAAGGAATTCGTGGATCAACTGGCAAAGAAGGACCTTTTCTGGATAACTTACGGCACTGAGGAACCACTGATGATCAGATACTCAGACTTAATGAGGGAAGAGAGGGTTCCTTACAGACAGGAGAAGAACAGGAAATTGGAAGAAATGCAGAACTGGTTTGGAGTTTCAGCCTTCGGTAAGATATATGCGCCTATGACGACTTTCAACGTTCTCTTACTTCTGAGGGGTAAGGAAGAGTTATGGAGGAAGTTAGCGTGGCAAGTGACGTCGTTAGGCTCGAAGGAGTCTCTAGTTAGCGTGCTAAAAGTCATTGAAGGAGAAGTTGAGGAGATGAGCGCTCCTGACGAGATAAACACTAACTTCTACTTCCCATCCAAATGCGTGAATTCAGATGAAGGTGTAGAAATGCCTATGACTGGAATCTATAAATTGTCATCGAAGGCACCCACTTCTGATGAAAAGCCAAATGTTGAGAAGTTCGTGATACCTAAACATGGACCACTGTTTGGTGGTTTCATGAAGGTGAGCAATTTATATCGTGAAGAGTGTACTGTATACAAGGTGAATAATTCGCTCGTTATAGTACCTAAAGGCGGTTTGAGATGGTAG
- a CDS encoding CRISPR-associated protein, with amino-acid sequence MVVEMSWLSFSIRYLVNVEDLNNVESAGNYIRHRRAPVIFRDNNSYVISYVPAISGEMIAHGYQWELAEIATKSGLKVDALARQGVFIKRGAGDNVHVGSNCEDKDGADYELCVIEEDVVEDVAGFMNPSKLAKRVSNIAFSYMIPSLDSVKSVGITSEFHVRYVTKELIDQQSLFNVEVASASYVLTGYLNVDGIGCTQTLKCAEKEGCYTLCIDDNKQKEKSNDNEREKRILSSLDALNLTLTQFLFGAKQSRFKPIIDIEAVALSLSEKPFNLLPITLENGKIDDYINFTKSTIDSFAGSLGIEKPILTFYAQDKLMSSIKGESKKDPVEPFKEMKEAVKKKLEEKSMEGH; translated from the coding sequence GTGGTAGTTGAAATGAGCTGGCTCTCATTCTCCATAAGGTACCTAGTGAACGTTGAAGACCTGAATAACGTAGAGTCAGCAGGGAATTACATAAGACACAGAAGGGCTCCAGTTATCTTCAGAGACAACAACTCTTACGTAATATCTTACGTTCCCGCAATTAGCGGCGAAATGATAGCTCACGGTTATCAGTGGGAATTAGCTGAAATTGCTACCAAGAGTGGTTTAAAAGTAGATGCCTTAGCGAGGCAAGGGGTATTCATTAAGAGAGGTGCCGGAGACAACGTTCATGTAGGGTCTAACTGCGAAGATAAAGATGGAGCTGACTACGAGCTATGCGTCATAGAGGAGGACGTCGTGGAGGACGTTGCAGGCTTCATGAATCCAAGTAAGTTAGCTAAGAGGGTATCTAACATAGCGTTCAGCTACATGATACCTTCACTTGACTCAGTGAAGAGCGTAGGAATAACGTCGGAGTTCCACGTTAGGTACGTCACCAAGGAGTTGATAGACCAACAATCTCTCTTCAACGTTGAAGTGGCTAGCGCATCTTACGTGCTAACTGGATACCTAAATGTCGACGGAATAGGTTGTACTCAAACGTTGAAATGCGCTGAAAAAGAAGGTTGTTACACTCTCTGTATAGATGATAATAAGCAAAAGGAGAAAAGCAATGATAATGAGAGGGAGAAAAGGATCCTTTCCTCTCTCGACGCGTTGAATTTGACCCTCACACAGTTCCTCTTCGGGGCGAAGCAGAGCAGGTTCAAACCGATAATCGATATAGAGGCCGTAGCGCTTTCCTTATCTGAGAAGCCTTTCAACCTCTTGCCAATTACGCTAGAGAACGGAAAGATTGATGACTACATTAACTTCACTAAGTCCACGATAGATTCCTTCGCTGGAAGTCTAGGTATTGAGAAACCTATCCTTACGTTTTACGCGCAGGACAAGTTGATGTCATCTATCAAGGGAGAGTCCAAGAAGGATCCCGTGGAGCCATTCAAGGAAATGAAGGAAGCTGTAAAAAAGAAATTAGAAGAAAAATCCATGGAGGGACATTAG
- a CDS encoding CRISPR-associated protein has product MSDKIMSCADLDVIDTIIKVEGKIVNLTPLRVGQGKSQEFTEATDNPVMKIKGKPVIPGSSLKGAFRSMVEAYVKSLNDQKYRVCDINDDKCTSCDDHSYCIPCILFGFKDLASRVYILDSIAEEFSIGQRTMVTINRVSGGQLTGHLYTLDFVEPNSKFNFSMMIYNLDLVNQEKEDWKRVSVDALKYVLKTLLTEGIFVGGRKSVGYGLIKLTEGKLKLYKSPDLLTPKEYDLAKVI; this is encoded by the coding sequence CTGAGTGATAAAATTATGAGCTGTGCTGACTTAGACGTAATTGACACCATTATAAAAGTTGAGGGAAAAATAGTAAACTTAACTCCTTTAAGAGTAGGTCAAGGTAAGTCACAAGAATTCACGGAGGCTACAGATAACCCAGTTATGAAAATAAAGGGAAAACCTGTAATACCAGGATCGTCATTGAAGGGAGCCTTTAGAAGTATGGTAGAGGCTTACGTCAAGTCATTGAATGATCAAAAATACAGAGTATGTGACATCAATGACGATAAGTGCACCTCTTGCGATGACCATAGTTATTGCATACCATGTATACTTTTTGGCTTCAAGGATTTAGCTTCACGAGTGTACATACTGGACTCTATAGCAGAGGAGTTCTCAATTGGACAGAGAACTATGGTCACAATTAATCGAGTATCCGGTGGGCAATTGACCGGGCATCTATATACGCTTGATTTCGTAGAGCCAAACTCTAAGTTCAACTTCTCCATGATGATATATAACCTAGACTTAGTGAACCAAGAAAAAGAGGATTGGAAGAGGGTTTCAGTAGATGCATTAAAATATGTACTAAAGACTCTCCTCACAGAAGGTATCTTCGTAGGAGGTCGGAAGAGTGTAGGATATGGTTTGATAAAGTTAACTGAGGGCAAATTAAAATTATACAAATCCCCAGACCTCTTAACTCCTAAAGAGTACGATTTAGCCAAGGTGATCTAA
- a CDS encoding CRISPR-associated protein, whose translation MVDYTFIRKDLVKRTVIIDGEIVTLAPLRIGVGRGGSLDPTSIARDTILKDHNGKPVIPGSSWKGIFRSTGERLLSSKNVEVCSGVGNDNCLKKKGLDDDFQNLLKRNNIDKALEMFWGKTCLNCKLFGTMGVVGNLRFLDSVAINYTLGMRTMIAISRTKGAVAKRALVQVEYVEPGSTFTFKLIGYNLPSYAIGYIVNIMKTINDGLTQVGGHKSRGFGFVRFSKLKFTNIGENKVEEEDVKVDLNSAEGDGDKFFELMKPFIEVFQNAKIPYPEK comes from the coding sequence TTGGTAGATTACACCTTCATAAGGAAGGATTTAGTGAAGAGGACAGTAATAATTGATGGAGAAATAGTTACGTTAGCTCCACTGAGGATAGGGGTTGGTAGGGGAGGTAGCTTGGATCCTACCAGTATCGCTAGGGATACGATATTGAAGGACCATAATGGAAAACCAGTTATCCCTGGTTCATCATGGAAAGGTATATTCAGATCTACCGGAGAGAGGTTATTATCATCGAAAAACGTTGAAGTATGCAGTGGCGTAGGAAATGATAATTGTTTAAAAAAGAAAGGATTAGATGATGACTTCCAAAACTTGTTAAAAAGAAATAACATTGATAAAGCGTTAGAAATGTTTTGGGGAAAAACTTGCCTAAATTGTAAACTCTTTGGAACGATGGGAGTAGTAGGCAATCTGAGATTCCTAGACTCGGTCGCAATAAACTACACCTTAGGTATGAGAACCATGATAGCGATAAGTAGGACTAAAGGAGCAGTTGCTAAGAGAGCATTGGTGCAAGTCGAATATGTTGAGCCTGGCTCAACTTTTACATTTAAGCTAATTGGATATAACTTACCTAGCTATGCTATCGGTTATATTGTTAATATTATGAAAACTATTAATGATGGTTTAACACAAGTTGGAGGACATAAGAGTAGAGGTTTCGGTTTCGTTAGGTTCTCCAAACTAAAGTTTACCAACATTGGTGAAAACAAGGTAGAAGAAGAAGACGTTAAAGTCGACTTAAATTCAGCAGAAGGAGATGGAGATAAGTTCTTCGAGTTAATGAAACCATTTATAGAGGTATTCCAGAATGCGAAGATCCCCTATCCAGAGAAATGA
- a CDS encoding phosphohydrolase, giving the protein MVLRGKLLLPDFKVEFVDENKVSKLKDKIVDVLFQLATLSCEIANNDEKKAIDIYADVLSFLYKMPMLFSYSPHSSSKYVSNASEYFFIYVIFRHLENISSLELEEIFKQLESKRKEYDELIRYVITSNDIREIYEGLLYTPADTRPGYNFTSLLSHLQLSSLLAWALQPQSLDLNYLRIAGLLHDIGKLIDPTHHVTASSEILEGVIERGKKTGLCMGQTLKKILDLIKQHHDPNFENILKKADRLAASADRLSAIVEKYVNQTPIAACYQACYTRNADFSICNQCIENTGKNYEQAKKNYEEASKILFKRIIAETIELSRYKNYTKFFEFLNTPEIKKVEQGKLESPKAYLVYVDFPGIQKFITSFPKLRDMSFASMLVDFLTSVYAFILIDTELSKLGKSRIPAEALLSGYGGHSYIVVRSDLGKDQVKKLFEKIIEPIDVKLDVKIVDFIYDNYVKNFNEVWADILTQQYEKYLINFDEQVYSLGLHEVCTSCGIRPAIATSENDSLCKRCKFVRDLSNQRGFVAKVNADYSLDGTSVNPLEYAQKYLGDDYLSYAMEFIAGYKQKEDTKYVGLIKADGNNAGVIFMTSVTFSDYIDRSFRLDYGIKKSFYETISELAKVNKDLASKVLSGVLYLGGDDVMILAPSIISIPFAVKLFERAEKNTGFTFKVGVISVKPHHPVQFAYHAVNELMEKSKIEEANKSSTSCLVFSSTLASEGVIKTEISKYRKEKSFLLVSNDLDDVRKLLDLITNNQEIFSFISSIYDKDKNASEEVRKFIRPLEDVVSYADALYGTDRYFYETVAYMVRKRSRSDDEYAKKLLMLLLSKISKNTIPLYDYYFMLKTIRVGIG; this is encoded by the coding sequence ATGGTCCTAAGAGGTAAATTATTACTACCAGACTTTAAGGTAGAGTTCGTCGACGAGAATAAGGTGAGTAAACTAAAAGATAAAATAGTGGACGTCTTATTCCAGTTGGCAACTCTTTCATGCGAAATCGCTAATAACGATGAGAAGAAGGCAATTGATATATATGCCGACGTATTATCCTTCCTCTATAAAATGCCAATGTTATTCTCATACTCGCCTCATTCCTCTAGTAAATACGTATCTAATGCCTCTGAATACTTCTTCATTTACGTTATTTTTAGGCATTTAGAGAACATTAGCTCATTAGAGCTTGAAGAGATTTTTAAACAGCTAGAGAGTAAGAGAAAGGAATACGACGAGTTGATTAGATATGTTATAACTTCAAATGATATCAGAGAAATCTATGAGGGATTACTTTACACTCCTGCTGATACTAGGCCAGGTTATAACTTCACTTCCCTTCTATCGCACCTACAACTTTCCTCCTTATTAGCTTGGGCTTTACAGCCTCAGTCGTTAGACCTAAACTACTTAAGAATAGCAGGACTCCTTCATGATATTGGAAAATTGATTGATCCCACGCATCACGTTACCGCCTCATCTGAAATACTAGAAGGTGTAATTGAGAGAGGTAAAAAGACCGGCTTATGTATGGGCCAAACATTGAAGAAAATATTAGATTTAATTAAACAACATCACGACCCTAATTTTGAAAACATTCTAAAAAAGGCTGATAGATTAGCTGCATCAGCAGATAGATTAAGTGCCATAGTCGAGAAGTACGTTAACCAGACCCCTATTGCGGCTTGTTATCAAGCATGCTACACTCGTAATGCTGACTTTAGTATATGTAATCAATGTATTGAAAATACTGGTAAGAATTATGAACAAGCTAAAAAGAATTATGAAGAGGCCAGCAAGATCCTATTTAAGCGGATAATCGCTGAGACCATTGAATTGAGTAGATATAAGAATTACACTAAGTTCTTCGAGTTTCTAAACACTCCAGAGATTAAGAAGGTTGAGCAAGGAAAGCTAGAAAGCCCTAAAGCTTACCTAGTTTACGTAGACTTTCCTGGGATTCAAAAGTTTATAACTAGCTTCCCTAAGTTAAGGGACATGTCATTTGCCAGTATGTTAGTTGATTTTCTGACCTCAGTTTACGCCTTCATACTCATTGATACGGAGCTCAGTAAGCTTGGAAAATCTAGAATACCAGCCGAGGCGTTACTAAGTGGCTATGGAGGTCACTCATATATCGTAGTAAGAAGTGATTTAGGCAAGGATCAAGTTAAGAAGTTATTTGAAAAAATCATTGAGCCTATCGACGTTAAGTTAGATGTGAAAATAGTTGATTTCATCTATGACAACTACGTTAAGAACTTCAACGAAGTATGGGCTGATATCCTAACACAACAGTATGAAAAGTATCTGATTAACTTCGACGAACAAGTATACTCCTTAGGTCTCCATGAGGTTTGTACGAGTTGTGGGATTAGACCAGCCATTGCTACGAGTGAAAACGATTCTCTTTGTAAGAGATGTAAATTCGTCAGGGATCTCTCAAACCAGAGAGGTTTCGTAGCCAAGGTTAATGCTGATTATTCATTGGATGGAACTTCAGTCAACCCATTAGAATACGCTCAAAAATATTTAGGAGATGATTATTTATCCTACGCCATGGAGTTCATCGCGGGATATAAGCAAAAAGAAGACACTAAATACGTGGGTCTTATAAAAGCTGATGGAAATAATGCTGGGGTGATTTTCATGACAAGTGTAACTTTCTCAGATTATATCGATAGAAGCTTTAGGCTGGATTATGGGATAAAGAAGTCATTTTATGAGACCATATCTGAGTTGGCTAAAGTAAATAAAGACTTGGCGAGTAAGGTCCTATCAGGTGTGCTATATCTAGGTGGAGACGACGTTATGATATTAGCTCCATCAATAATTTCCATACCATTTGCAGTTAAACTGTTTGAGAGAGCAGAGAAGAACACCGGATTCACGTTTAAGGTCGGGGTAATATCAGTTAAGCCACACCATCCAGTCCAATTCGCATATCACGCGGTAAATGAATTAATGGAGAAGAGTAAGATAGAAGAAGCTAACAAATCTTCAACATCTTGTTTAGTCTTCTCGTCAACACTAGCATCAGAGGGGGTAATTAAGACCGAAATCTCTAAATATAGGAAGGAAAAGTCATTCCTCCTAGTATCAAATGATTTAGATGACGTGAGGAAATTGTTAGATCTAATAACCAATAACCAAGAAATATTTAGCTTCATTTCAAGTATATATGATAAAGATAAGAATGCAAGTGAGGAAGTGAGGAAATTCATTAGACCTCTTGAAGACGTAGTAAGTTACGCTGACGCCTTATACGGCACTGACAGATATTTCTACGAAACCGTAGCTTACATGGTTAGGAAGAGGTCTAGGAGTGATGATGAATACGCTAAGAAACTATTAATGCTATTATTAAGTAAGATAAGTAAAAATACCATTCCACTTTACGATTACTACTTCATGTTAAAGACTATAAGAGTAGGGATAGGGTGA
- a CDS encoding CRISPR-associated protein Cas6: MIYSMKFEVEPEHDVLIPPFTSKLGRQILVQMSKNYSEIVEDSRPYKPIRVSVIKDETGKLLFSTGNKKIVLKGKGKYYFTFSFMNAAFLEEILQNSQKVLTFWQTNFKVELTDVKITENVEIEDAKLYKIIFLTPTLLQPLRPSIKRKKNRFILFPYPPYLISSIVRHWNFNNDEKIYNVLGSKALYYFREVDYRLRPITTYYGNKPVRGFTGWTIYQLSARKNSKLRENIRKLLGYANYLGVGKSRAIGFGEVKVIPIIENPPNKKIL; this comes from the coding sequence ATGATATATTCCATGAAATTCGAGGTTGAACCAGAGCATGACGTTTTAATCCCCCCATTCACCTCAAAATTGGGAAGACAAATCCTAGTTCAGATGAGTAAAAATTATTCAGAAATAGTTGAAGACTCCAGACCATACAAGCCAATAAGAGTGAGTGTAATAAAGGATGAGACTGGAAAATTACTTTTTTCAACTGGCAATAAAAAGATTGTATTGAAAGGTAAAGGGAAATATTACTTCACTTTTTCCTTCATGAACGCCGCATTTCTTGAAGAAATACTTCAAAACTCACAAAAAGTATTAACTTTTTGGCAAACAAATTTCAAAGTAGAGCTAACCGACGTTAAGATAACTGAAAACGTCGAAATAGAAGATGCTAAGCTTTATAAAATCATTTTCCTGACACCAACATTACTACAACCATTGAGACCTTCTATTAAAAGGAAGAAGAATAGGTTCATATTATTCCCCTACCCCCCTTATCTAATTTCCTCCATCGTAAGGCATTGGAATTTCAATAATGACGAAAAGATATATAACGTGCTAGGTTCTAAAGCATTATACTACTTTCGAGAAGTGGATTATAGGCTAAGGCCAATAACAACATATTATGGAAACAAACCAGTAAGAGGATTCACCGGTTGGACAATATATCAGTTGTCAGCAAGAAAAAACAGCAAATTAAGAGAAAACATAAGAAAGCTCCTAGGCTATGCAAATTACTTAGGAGTAGGAAAAAGCAGAGCAATAGGATTCGGAGAAGTAAAAGTAATTCCTATCATCGAGAACCCTCCTAACAAGAAGATCCTTTAA
- a CDS encoding plasmid protein yields MAEITEEKILEIIIASGQQGISISDIYEKLGIKPRSSKDKDTREEVKKLLDNLLSSHKIKKRNKRYYANEVKPATVKSNSQTQTSQQTFDLSSLEKEIEAIVKRAVLEAFKSYFGDSKSEKDFDRVYDEVKDSFGYARLEEIRKQLGMTEEQFYGKFRDYILKNYQLIDGGSEGILIHGSLYGIVKKR; encoded by the coding sequence ATGGCTGAGATTACTGAGGAAAAGATACTGGAAATCATAATCGCCTCTGGCCAACAGGGAATTTCAATTTCGGACATTTATGAAAAATTGGGCATAAAACCCAGATCTTCGAAGGACAAAGACACGAGAGAGGAAGTAAAGAAGCTCTTGGACAACTTGCTTTCTTCGCATAAGATAAAGAAGAGGAATAAAAGGTACTATGCTAATGAAGTAAAACCTGCAACAGTCAAGTCCAACTCGCAAACTCAAACCTCTCAGCAAACCTTTGACCTGTCAAGCTTAGAAAAGGAAATAGAGGCAATTGTAAAAAGGGCAGTACTAGAGGCGTTCAAGAGTTACTTTGGAGATTCAAAGAGCGAAAAGGACTTCGACAGGGTTTACGACGAAGTTAAGGATTCCTTTGGGTACGCAAGGTTGGAGGAAATAAGGAAACAGCTAGGAATGACTGAGGAGCAGTTTTACGGAAAATTTAGGGATTACATACTGAAAAACTATCAGCTGATAGATGGAGGCTCTGAGGGAATACTCATTCACGGGAGCTTATACGGAATTGTGAAGAAGAGGTGA